The following DNA comes from Holophagaceae bacterium.
AAATCGCAAAGCTCCTCGCCCTCCATGCCCTTGGTGACGGCGCCCAGCGGAAAATAGCGGCAGAGGCCTGCGGCATTGGCCTTGGCGAGCATGAGTTCGGTGATGGCCACGGAGTCGTTGGCGGGCCGCGTATTGGCCATGGCGCAGACGCTGGTGAATCCTCCGGCCACGGCGGCCCGGGAGCCCGTTTCGATGGATTCCTTGCGCGTCTGGCCTGGCTCCCGGAAGTGCACGTGGAGATCGATGAAGCCAGGGGTGAGCAGCTTCCCGTCGGCATCCAGGATCTCCGCGGCAGAGGCCGCAAGCGGATCCCGCCCGGCGTCGGCGCCGATGGCCCGCACCACTCCCTCCACCACCAGCAGGGAGCCGAGGACATCCAACTTCTGGGCCGGGTCCAGGATTCGGGCGTTCTTGACGAGCAGGGACATCGGGCAACTCCGGGTTCCATCATGGTAGCGGAGGAGAAACCCATCCACGGATTCCACGGACTCTGGGCCGGAGGAATGAATTCCCTATACACAATCCGTTCCGGCCATGGTGCAATGGACCCAACTTCAATACCTTTTGGTCCGATATATCCAAACTCGACCAATCGCCACGTTCCCGCAGCGAAGGGCATTCCCTACCCTGCAGGCCAGCGGCAGGGAGGACCGATGCCCCTCACGCTCTATTGGCTACAGTGCGGCGGATGCGGCGGCGACACCATGTCGCTCCTGAACCTCGATTCCCCGGACCTCGTCGAGACCCTCGGCCTGCTCGGCATCGGGATTCTCTGGCACCCATCGCTCTCCAGGGAAAGCGCCGCAGAGCACCGGAGGCTCCAGGAGGACCTGGCCTCCGGCGCGCGGCCGCTGGATTTCCTGGTGGTCGAAGGCGCCGTGATCCGCGGGCCCGGCGGCACAGGGATGTTCGACACCCAGGAGCGGCGGCCCAAGAAAGAACTTGTGGCCGCCTTGGCCCGGCGGGCCCGTTTCGTCCTGGCCGCGGGCACCTGCGCCAGTTTCGGAGGGATCAGCGCGGCGGGTGATATCGAAGCCACGGGTCTGCAATTCCTGCGGGACCGGAAAGGCGGCTTCCTGGGCAGCGGATTCACGAGCCTCGAGGGCCTGCCGGTCATCAACCTGCCCGGCTGCCCCTGCCATTGCGAGGCCTTGGCCGGAACGCTGGCGGCCCTGGCCGCGGGCGAGGCCCTGGAACTCGATGAGTGGAATTCGCCCATGGACTGGTACGGGATGCAGGTCCACCAGGGCTGCCTGCGGAACGAGTACCACGAGTACAGGGTGGAGGACGATGACTTCGGCAAGCGGGGCTGCCTCTTTTTCCACCTCGGCTGCCAGGGGCCTCTCACCCACGGTCCCTGCAACAAGCTGCTCTGGGGCCGGAGGAGCAGCAAGACCCGCATCGGCGCTCCCTGCGTCGGCTGCACCCGGCCGGATTTCCCCCCGCCCTATCCCTTCTTCCAGACCCGGAACATCGCGGGCATCCCCCTGGATCTGCCCGAAGGCGTGGACCGCGCGCACTACATGGCCTACAAGGGCATGGCGGCGGCCGCTGCGCCCAAGCGGCTGATCGACCGGAAGACGAGAATCTGATTCCCCGCGGCTCCCCGCGGGCCGTCCTTCCCCGAGAGGTCTCCAGTGCCACCCATGGTCACCATCAATGCGCCGCTCAACCGGGTCGAAGGGGATCTCGATGT
Coding sequences within:
- a CDS encoding NADH:ubiquinone oxidoreductase is translated as MPLTLYWLQCGGCGGDTMSLLNLDSPDLVETLGLLGIGILWHPSLSRESAAEHRRLQEDLASGARPLDFLVVEGAVIRGPGGTGMFDTQERRPKKELVAALARRARFVLAAGTCASFGGISAAGDIEATGLQFLRDRKGGFLGSGFTSLEGLPVINLPGCPCHCEALAGTLAALAAGEALELDEWNSPMDWYGMQVHQGCLRNEYHEYRVEDDDFGKRGCLFFHLGCQGPLTHGPCNKLLWGRRSSKTRIGAPCVGCTRPDFPPPYPFFQTRNIAGIPLDLPEGVDRAHYMAYKGMAAAAAPKRLIDRKTRI